A single genomic interval of Candidatus Uhrbacteria bacterium harbors:
- the rplU gene encoding 50S ribosomal protein L21: MFAVIATGGKQYLVHEGQVLKVEKLEQAVGAPLEFDALLVAEEDGGQITVGKPGSGKMVSATVVEHGRSEKISVIKYKAKVRYRRKAGHRQPFTSIKIEKIA; encoded by the coding sequence ATGTTTGCAGTCATTGCGACCGGAGGGAAACAGTACCTCGTGCACGAGGGGCAGGTGCTCAAAGTGGAGAAACTTGAGCAGGCCGTTGGCGCGCCGCTGGAATTTGACGCGCTTTTGGTGGCGGAAGAGGATGGAGGCCAGATTACTGTGGGAAAGCCTGGAAGCGGCAAAATGGTGAGCGCCACAGTGGTGGAGCATGGCCGCAGCGAAAAAATCTCGGTCATCAAGTACAAAGCGAAGGTCCGTTATCGCCGCAAGGCAGGCCACCGACAGCCGTTTACGAGCATCAAGATTGAAAAAATTGCATAA
- the tgt gene encoding tRNA guanosine(34) transglycosylase Tgt, with translation MFTLHKTDKARRWGTLLTGHGTVPTPCFMPIATTGAVKTLSPGDVKALGASMILTNTYHLLLRPGMDVLKDLGGLHGLMGWAGPLLTDSGGYQVFSLSRLNKTTEDGVEFQSHIDGSHLFLTPERSMEMQMAIGADVLMQFDDVAAGGSPRERAEEAMERSLRWATRCKDYFSSCKPHSTSDKLFGIVQGGTHEDLREQSARALVDIGFDGYAIGGLSVGEAREDAYRIVRGATPLLPNDRPRYFMGGGMPEEIVYYVHQGVDLFDCVLPTRNARHGTLFVWRGHPSTIQWREDKTDFYERLHITNEQYTRDDSPVDPLCDCPTCMTTSRAYLRHLFSVGEMLAYRLATVHNLRFYLRLMEALRA, from the coding sequence ATGTTTACGCTGCACAAAACGGATAAGGCACGCCGGTGGGGCACTCTTCTCACGGGACATGGGACTGTTCCCACGCCGTGTTTCATGCCTATTGCTACGACAGGCGCGGTTAAAACACTTTCCCCAGGTGACGTGAAGGCGCTTGGCGCTAGTATGATATTGACTAACACGTATCATCTGCTTTTGCGTCCGGGAATGGATGTGCTCAAGGATCTTGGTGGACTTCACGGTCTTATGGGCTGGGCGGGCCCACTTCTTACCGACAGTGGTGGGTATCAGGTGTTTAGCCTCTCTCGACTTAACAAAACAACAGAAGACGGTGTCGAGTTCCAGTCGCACATCGACGGATCTCATTTGTTTCTTACCCCGGAGCGTTCGATGGAGATGCAAATGGCCATTGGCGCGGATGTTTTAATGCAATTTGATGATGTTGCTGCTGGCGGTTCGCCGCGTGAACGCGCGGAGGAGGCGATGGAGCGTTCTCTCCGCTGGGCCACCCGCTGTAAGGATTATTTTTCTTCCTGCAAGCCGCATAGTACAAGCGACAAGCTTTTTGGTATTGTCCAGGGTGGCACACACGAGGACCTTCGGGAGCAATCAGCAAGAGCCCTTGTGGATATCGGTTTTGATGGATACGCCATCGGCGGACTTTCGGTAGGGGAAGCGCGCGAAGACGCGTACCGGATTGTGCGTGGGGCGACTCCGCTTTTGCCGAACGATAGGCCACGTTACTTTATGGGCGGCGGCATGCCGGAAGAAATCGTGTATTATGTGCACCAGGGAGTGGATCTGTTTGACTGCGTGCTTCCCACGCGCAATGCGCGCCACGGAACGTTGTTTGTCTGGCGGGGACACCCATCAACGATTCAATGGCGTGAGGATAAGACAGATTTCTATGAGCGTCTGCATATCACGAACGAACAGTATACACGCGACGACTCCCCTGTTGATCCTCTCTGTGATTGTCCCACGTGTATGACAACGTCGCGTGCGTACCTCCGACACCTTTTCTCCGTGGGCGAGATGCTGGCCTATCGGCTGGCGACGGTTCATAATCTTCGTTTTTACTTGCGCCTTATGGAGGCGCTTCGTGCTTAA
- the mraZ gene encoding division/cell wall cluster transcriptional repressor MraZ — protein sequence MFFGEYRHRLDEKGRVAIPARFRDALKRGAVVTRGLDTSLFLFPKEEWDKLAKRLASLPLGRATSRALSRLMLAGAMEVDVDKQGRVGLPDYLRHYSGIRKEIVFAGVFDRIELWDPARWESYKRSAEKDSGNIAEQLGELGL from the coding sequence ATGTTTTTTGGTGAATACCGACATCGTTTAGACGAAAAAGGACGCGTGGCCATTCCGGCCCGCTTTCGAGATGCTCTCAAACGCGGTGCGGTGGTGACACGAGGCCTCGACACCTCGCTGTTCCTGTTCCCTAAAGAGGAGTGGGACAAACTGGCGAAACGTTTAGCTAGTTTGCCCTTGGGGCGCGCCACTTCTCGCGCGCTTTCGCGGCTTATGCTTGCGGGCGCGATGGAGGTTGACGTGGATAAACAGGGACGCGTTGGTCTGCCCGACTACCTTCGGCACTACTCTGGCATACGCAAAGAGATCGTTTTCGCAGGCGTCTTTGATCGCATTGAACTTTGGGATCCTGCCCGTTGGGAGTCGTATAAACGCTCGGCGGAGAAGGATTCGGGGAATATCGCTGAACAACTTGGCGAGCTTGGCCTATGA
- the recR gene encoding recombination protein RecR, with protein MRKFPEPIQTLMTEFMRLPGVGPKTALRYVYALLKQGAAARESFAEAVNNLSHIQLCSRCFVHAESPLCPLCSDPTRDDRLLCVVAESRDIATVEATGTYRGRYHVLGGFLDPVEGVTSEHLRVRELVERVMTDQKIEEIILAISPDLLGEMTMSHVFQALKPLSRRVTRLARGLPTGAELEFADEVTLGDAFAGRREI; from the coding sequence GTGAGGAAGTTTCCCGAACCCATCCAAACTCTCATGACAGAGTTCATGCGTCTTCCAGGCGTCGGACCAAAGACGGCGCTTCGATATGTCTACGCGCTCTTGAAACAGGGCGCAGCCGCGCGTGAATCGTTTGCGGAAGCCGTCAATAATCTTTCCCACATCCAGCTCTGCTCGCGGTGTTTTGTCCACGCGGAATCCCCTCTCTGCCCGCTCTGCAGCGACCCTACAAGGGACGACCGGCTGTTGTGCGTGGTCGCAGAGTCGCGAGACATTGCCACCGTAGAAGCAACGGGAACGTATCGCGGACGCTACCACGTGCTTGGGGGATTTCTCGATCCTGTCGAAGGAGTCACGTCGGAGCATTTGCGCGTGCGCGAGCTCGTAGAACGCGTGATGACCGACCAGAAAATTGAAGAAATCATTTTGGCAATCTCCCCTGACCTTTTGGGGGAAATGACCATGAGCCATGTCTTCCAAGCGCTGAAACCTTTGAGCCGGCGCGTGACACGCTTGGCGCGCGGGCTGCCCACCGGCGCCGAACTAGAGTTTGCTGATGAGGTGACGCTTGGGGATGCATTTGCTGGTCGGCGCGAAATATAA
- the rsmH gene encoding 16S rRNA (cytosine(1402)-N(4))-methyltransferase RsmH has product MKIFSHAPVMLTEVIEGLALRPGLTVLDGTVGLGGHAGAILERIGKNGRLLAIDRDPAQLARAKDRLRGWKNVEWNAGSYKDATRIAYEHGIRNVDCALLDLGFASSHVDDPARGFSFQTEGPLDMRYDPSLSFSAADIINTWSAQDLAMIFSRYGEERHAARLAQAIIARRRAQPFHTTTDIANFIAEQRHSDSRRIHPATHIFQALRIAVNDELGELRAGLPAIWNLLAPGGRLAVISFHSLEDRIVKMFMRERVAKGEGACQPKNAQKPTKEEIRTNPRSRSARLRIIQKYVSTIPQNNATRNSTHLHVDAPA; this is encoded by the coding sequence ATGAAGATCTTCTCTCATGCCCCGGTTATGTTAACGGAGGTGATAGAGGGCCTGGCGCTTCGTCCAGGCCTTACGGTTTTAGATGGAACCGTAGGACTGGGCGGGCATGCCGGGGCCATTCTTGAGCGAATCGGGAAAAACGGGAGGCTTCTGGCCATAGACCGCGATCCTGCACAGCTTGCACGCGCCAAAGATCGCCTCCGAGGGTGGAAGAATGTGGAGTGGAACGCGGGATCGTACAAAGACGCGACCCGCATAGCTTATGAACATGGAATTCGTAACGTGGATTGCGCACTGTTGGACCTCGGGTTTGCTTCGTCCCATGTGGACGACCCCGCACGCGGTTTCAGCTTTCAGACGGAAGGGCCGCTCGACATGCGCTACGATCCGTCTCTTTCCTTCTCGGCTGCGGACATCATCAATACGTGGAGCGCACAGGACCTCGCGATGATCTTCTCCCGTTATGGAGAAGAACGACATGCCGCGCGCCTCGCACAGGCGATCATTGCTCGCCGGCGCGCACAGCCGTTCCACACCACGACTGATATAGCCAACTTCATTGCGGAGCAACGCCACAGCGATAGCCGTCGGATTCATCCAGCGACGCATATCTTCCAAGCCTTGCGCATTGCTGTAAACGACGAGCTCGGCGAACTCCGCGCAGGACTGCCTGCCATCTGGAACCTACTCGCTCCGGGCGGCCGTCTCGCGGTCATCTCCTTCCATTCGCTTGAAGATCGCATCGTAAAGATGTTTATGCGAGAGCGAGTTGCAAAAGGAGAAGGCGCTTGTCAGCCAAAGAATGCACAGAAACCAACAAAAGAGGAGATTCGCACAAACCCGCGCTCACGGAGCGCGCGACTGCGGATCATACAGAAATATGTTTCAACGATCCCCCAAAACAACGCAACAAGGAACAGCACGCACCTCCATGTGGACGCTCCTGCTTAA
- a CDS encoding undecaprenyl/decaprenyl-phosphate alpha-N-acetylglucosaminyl 1-phosphate transferase translates to MLWPWMIASFLVACASTPLVAACAVRAGVLDEPKEERKTHARPTPLLGGLAVFVAVVVVTAIALFATDRLTVGLIDVRHYVGFFVGGTILMIGGVLDDRFRLPPSVSFLFPVFAALAAVVGGIEVSKLTNPFGGVLELSAGTSQILVFVWLLVVMYVTKLLDGLDGLDTSVVVTGTVAILFLSLSATYFQPDIALFASIATGALLGFLVWNWYPAKIFLGEGGSTFVGYLLGTLAIISGSKVAMALLVLGIPGMDLLSVVAQRLRGGWHAVVEGDRRHLHYRLLDKGWSQPRVVFFYIIVALLFSLVALALQTR, encoded by the coding sequence ATGTTGTGGCCGTGGATGATCGCGAGTTTTCTGGTCGCGTGCGCTTCTACACCCCTTGTGGCCGCGTGTGCGGTGCGTGCGGGTGTTTTGGATGAGCCGAAAGAGGAAAGGAAAACTCACGCCCGCCCCACCCCGCTGCTTGGGGGCCTTGCGGTGTTTGTCGCTGTGGTCGTTGTGACGGCGATAGCGCTCTTTGCCACAGACCGTCTTACCGTAGGTCTGATTGACGTGCGACACTATGTGGGTTTCTTTGTCGGGGGAACCATCCTTATGATCGGGGGAGTCCTTGATGACCGATTTCGTCTGCCCCCGTCCGTGTCGTTCCTTTTCCCTGTCTTTGCCGCGCTCGCAGCCGTTGTGGGAGGGATCGAAGTGAGTAAGCTCACGAATCCGTTTGGCGGCGTTCTTGAGCTCTCGGCGGGGACTTCACAGATTCTTGTCTTTGTCTGGCTCCTTGTGGTGATGTATGTGACAAAGCTGCTTGACGGGTTGGATGGATTGGATACGAGCGTTGTGGTCACGGGCACTGTAGCCATTCTTTTTCTCTCTCTTTCCGCTACCTATTTTCAACCGGATATTGCGCTGTTTGCAAGTATCGCCACAGGCGCTCTTCTTGGATTTCTGGTCTGGAATTGGTACCCGGCGAAGATTTTTCTTGGCGAGGGAGGGAGTACGTTTGTTGGGTATTTGTTGGGGACACTTGCGATTATTTCTGGAAGTAAGGTGGCCATGGCATTGCTCGTCTTGGGTATTCCCGGGATGGATCTCCTCTCTGTGGTTGCCCAACGTCTGCGCGGGGGGTGGCATGCAGTCGTGGAGGGCGATCGCCGGCATTTACACTATCGTCTGTTGGATAAGGGCTGGAGCCAACCGCGTGTTGTCTTTTTTTACATTATCGTCGCATTGCTCTTTAGTCTTGTCGCTCTCGCTCTTCAAACACGGTAG